AGAGCGCTGAGCGCAATGGCCAGCACCGCGGCGAGCGATGCGCCGAACAGCGCCAGCCCCACGCGGCGGCGGCGGTGCGTGAGCATCCACAGCGCCATGCCCGACATCGACAGGAAGATCAGGCTGCCGGCCAGCGTGTCGACCAGCAGGATCCAGGGCAGCGGCATGCCGCCGCCCTTGTGCATGTTGGTGAGCGTGGCGACAAAGCCGTTGTGCGTGGTGGTGACGCCCACCGAGCGGTTGCCCTGCCAGTACTCGACCTGCACGATCTCGTTGGGGCCGCCGAAGTTGAACACCCAGCGCGCGGGCTGCGTGAGCACGGGAGCGCTCTTGTCGCTCTTGT
This is a stretch of genomic DNA from Variovorax paradoxus. It encodes these proteins:
- a CDS encoding PepSY-associated TM helix domain-containing protein; protein product: MDSGSTALGHAARVRSHQRRTTAVQWIRRTHHGWFGLWGAVLGLLFGFSGIWLNHRDVLKLPQAQERTRAQLVLPDPAPETPEAMSQWLQGALRMSGPPNSRRIEPAKPVAWADKSDKSAPVLTQPARWVFNFGGPNEIVQVEYWQGNRSVGVTTTHNGFVATLTNMHKGGGMPLPWILLVDTLAGSLIFLSMSGMALWMLTHRRRRVGLALFGASLAAVLAIALSAL